In Acidiferrobacteraceae bacterium, the DNA window AACAGCAGGTCGGGGTCGCTCACCAGTGCGCGCGCCAGCAGGGCGCGGCGCCGATAACCGCCGGAACACTCGCGGATGCGGCGTTCCGCGGGAAGGTCGAGACGGCTGAGTACGGTCTCCACTTTGCGATCCAGGTTCCAGCCGTCGGCAAGCTCTATTTGTGTCTGCAGCACGTGCAATCGGGCGAGGGCTGGTTTGTCGGCAGTCCCGGCAAGGCGATGGTATTCAGCCAGCAGATTGCCAACCGAGCCCAGGCCTTCGGCGACGAACTCGAACAGGGTGTCTTCGCTGTCCAGCGGCACCTCCTGTTCCAGGTGAGAGATGCGCAGGGTTTCCGGGTACCAGATCTCACCGTCATCGGGTGCGGCGGCGCCGCTGATCACGCGAAGGAGGGTGGACTTGCCGGTGCCGTTGCGGCCCACCAGACACACGCGCTCCTTCGGCTCGATCTGGAAATCGACCTCGTCCAGCAGTGGATGGTGTCCGTAGGCCAGGGACACCTTGTTGAGGGACAGTAGGCTCATGTGGGTTTGCAACGGGTCGGCCGGGGCAGGGCGCGTACCTCGATTCTACTGGAAAGCGGGCCCGGGGCCTGCCTCAGGGGGAAACGACCAGGGCCCGCGGCAGATAACCGCCGGTTGCCTGCAGCGGCCTTGGGTCACCGGGGCTGCTGATCCAGGCGGCGAGCGCGTAGCGGCTGGCATCGAAAGCACCCACGCGCGGCAGCGTGGTCTGCCACTTGCCGCTATGACCCTTGAGCTGTGATGCCGCCAACACCACGAAATCGTGACGGGCGCGGCGGCCGGCATTTTCGCCCGCACGAATATCGCTGCGCAACCCCATTCCCAGCACCGCGATGTTAAGGGTGAAAGGCCCCGGGCGATCTGCCGCGCTCAGCCTGGCGCTGACCTGGTGGCCATTCAGCCGTACCGCGAGCTCGCCGGGGGCGGTTGATTCACGCGCGAGCATCCGCGTGATATTGCCCGGCCGCCAGGGCTGGCCGTTAACGAAAAAGGCGGGGGTGTACACCGTGGGCTGGCCCAACACCCTGGCATAGTGGCGCTGGCGCTGTCCGTACCCGGGTCGCGAGAAGCGGTCGGTCCAGCCGAGATAGTTCCAGTAATCAACGTGGAACGCGACGGGCACGAAATCCCTCCACACGCGGCTGTCCCGGGCAAGCCGGTTCATCCATGCCTCGGCCGGCGGACAACTGCTGCAACCTTCGGAGGTATACAGTTCGATCAGCGTCGTGCGTTCCGGGCCGCTGCGAAACTCCAGGTCGGCGGGCATCGCCACCGGCGATGCCAGGGCCAGGCAGCAAAGAAGAGCCAGGCGAATGTACATTGTTGATTTCAGGTTCGTGCAAGAGTGATTCGTATACGTTTTCTTAAGACAAGAAGGTCTTGCCGGAGTTCGCGCCGCCAATCCGGCGGGCGATGCGCTCGCCGGCCTGCAAAAACCCTTGATTAATCGGCGTCGAAGTCTAATCATACTGATTCCCGGGTGCGGCCGTCGGTTATTCTCCTTGCGGCCCACCCGAAAACGAGTCAGCTGGCGACGGTTTGTGGATGTTTCAGAAGGCCTCTTGCGGTACCCCCTGCACATCTCCCCGAACGATCTCCGCCTGGCGACAAAATAAATAGAGACGATGTGAGGAGCGATACATGGCAACAGGAACGGTAAAGTGGTTTAACGAATCCAAAGGCTTCGGATTTATCTCGCCGACCGAAGGCGGCGCGGATGTGTTCGTTCACT includes these proteins:
- a CDS encoding DUF1223 domain-containing protein; this encodes MYIRLALLCCLALASPVAMPADLEFRSGPERTTLIELYTSEGCSSCPPAEAWMNRLARDSRVWRDFVPVAFHVDYWNYLGWTDRFSRPGYGQRQRHYARVLGQPTVYTPAFFVNGQPWRPGNITRMLARESTAPGELAVRLNGHQVSARLSAADRPGPFTLNIAVLGMGLRSDIRAGENAGRRARHDFVVLAASQLKGHSGKWQTTLPRVGAFDASRYALAAWISSPGDPRPLQATGGYLPRALVVSP